In the Hordeum vulgare subsp. vulgare chromosome 7H, MorexV3_pseudomolecules_assembly, whole genome shotgun sequence genome, one interval contains:
- the LOC123409420 gene encoding glutaredoxin-C8-like, which produces METLGQLMEALALSEGWTRRPVAARHGCTARERTHVFGGQYCRRAKVMFKELELKKDPYVVELDQREDGGEIQNALSDMVGSRTVPQVFIRGNHLGGSDDTADAYGSGEMAKLLNISVKDDL; this is translated from the exons ATGGAGACTTTGGGACAGCTGATGGAGGCGCTAGCCTTGTCGGAAGGCTGGACAAGGCGACCGGTGGCGGCTCGCCATGGCTGCACAGCGCGGGAGCGGACGCATGTGTTCGGTGGCCA GTATTGTAGAAGGGCAAAGGTTATGTTCAaggagcttgaactgaagaaggatCCATATGTCGTCGAGCTTGATCAGCGAG AGGATGGTGGGGAAATCCAGAACGCCTTATCTGACATGGTTGGGAGCCGTACTGTTCCTCAGGTTTTCATCCGTGGAAATCATTTGGGAGGCTCTGATG ATACTGCTGACGCATATGGAAGTGGCGAGATGGCTAAACTTCTGAACATCAGTGTCAAGGACGATCTTTGA